The following coding sequences are from one Methanosarcina sp. WWM596 window:
- a CDS encoding CPBP family intramembrane glutamic endopeptidase, with protein MKNCSKETTIFGKSAENPEVQLKNSKYQSKEALAGVLLLLIVLPESLIYSGEIKIALLLYTGILVALSLISIFIKEQEIRNICQVFLLLPIFRLINFSVPMFPESSLLSFEYIYAPMIIPLAIVTIRQQFTYEQLGLSFKKIWYYLPVSIIIGLLLGQGESFITQTVSLIPDLSFINILKLTVVMVFFVGITEELLFRSILQTRLEGIFGSRGGLVLSSLVFGLMNSGLGSPYEILYASFTGFLIGYLFYRTRSLPFIALIHGFINVFSFGVIPLMGHGLGIL; from the coding sequence ATGAAAAACTGCAGCAAAGAAACCACAATTTTCGGGAAATCTGCCGAAAATCCAGAAGTACAACTGAAAAATTCAAAATATCAGAGTAAAGAAGCCCTTGCAGGTGTTCTTCTTCTTCTAATTGTTCTTCCCGAATCGTTGATTTATTCTGGAGAAATTAAAATTGCTCTCTTGTTGTATACAGGTATACTGGTAGCTTTATCTCTTATCTCAATATTCATAAAAGAGCAGGAAATCCGAAACATCTGCCAGGTTTTCCTGTTACTTCCGATCTTCCGCCTTATTAATTTTTCAGTGCCTATGTTCCCTGAATCTTCTCTTCTATCCTTCGAGTACATTTACGCACCAATGATCATTCCTTTGGCCATCGTTACAATTCGTCAACAGTTTACATATGAACAGTTAGGGCTGAGTTTCAAAAAAATATGGTATTATCTTCCTGTATCAATTATTATTGGCCTCTTATTGGGGCAGGGTGAATCGTTTATCACGCAAACAGTCTCACTTATTCCTGATCTTTCTTTCATAAATATCTTAAAGCTTACAGTTGTAATGGTCTTTTTTGTAGGGATTACTGAAGAACTATTATTCAGGTCAATCCTCCAGACAAGACTTGAGGGAATATTTGGGTCACGGGGTGGTCTGGTTCTTTCAAGCCTGGTTTTCGGGCTCATGAACTCCGGTTTGGGGTCTCCATATGAAATATTATATGCATCCTTTACAGGATTTTTAATTGGATATTTGTTCTATAGAACAAGAAGCCTTCCTTTCATTGCATTGATACATGGTTTTATAAATGTATTTTCTTTCGGAGTTATCCCTCTTATGGGACACGGACTCGGAATACTCTAA
- a CDS encoding glycosyltransferase produces MDMYEEALPEVAVILPAFNREVEIGTVVLIAKRYANRVIVVNNGSSDQCAEVAELAGAEVIQDFLNTSKNYSLKKGIEAAKGADIIVTMDMDICRDPKLIPKMIAPITEGNFDLTVGTCLHKRQRNSENVLLIKNKKTEGEPVGFLAFSKACLEELELSDVYLNSIRSIMTTCERNKIKAHHIDLQEEHEKTLFKAYKIGVVVPAYNEALLIQETIDGIPDYVDKIYIINDCSTDRTGEIIDQMIDPRIVPIHHKVNKGVGAAIINGYKRALSDEMDLVAVMAGDNQMDPAHLPRLLFPIIEGKADYTKGNRLLSKDMRKGMSAWRAFGNGLLTLITKIGSGYWNITDPQNGYTVISREALEVLDLDSVYTYYGYCNDLLIKLNAFGLQTMDVSMPARYGRETSTIKYGVYIRKVAPMIFKGFLWRLKMKYIILDFHPLVLFYIASMLLVPIGFLFGVWIVLQKLVFHGPVSANYPLLDVFISLMGMQLLLFAMFFDMQVNKATNWNYPGLN; encoded by the coding sequence ATGGACATGTATGAGGAGGCTTTACCGGAGGTTGCAGTTATTCTTCCGGCGTTTAATCGAGAAGTTGAGATTGGAACAGTTGTGCTGATCGCCAAGCGCTATGCAAACCGGGTCATCGTTGTAAATAATGGTAGTTCAGATCAGTGTGCAGAAGTGGCCGAACTTGCAGGAGCCGAAGTAATTCAGGATTTTTTAAACACAAGTAAAAATTATTCTCTTAAAAAAGGCATAGAGGCTGCAAAAGGTGCCGATATCATTGTCACGATGGACATGGATATTTGCAGAGATCCAAAATTAATCCCAAAGATGATCGCGCCCATTACAGAAGGAAATTTCGACTTGACAGTAGGAACCTGCTTACACAAGCGTCAGAGAAATTCCGAAAATGTCCTTTTGATTAAAAATAAAAAGACAGAAGGTGAACCAGTGGGTTTTCTGGCCTTCTCAAAAGCCTGTCTTGAGGAACTTGAACTTTCCGATGTCTATCTTAATTCCATTCGTTCTATTATGACTACCTGTGAGAGAAATAAAATCAAGGCCCATCACATTGACCTGCAGGAAGAACACGAAAAGACCCTCTTTAAAGCCTACAAGATCGGAGTCGTGGTTCCCGCCTACAACGAAGCACTTTTAATCCAGGAAACAATTGACGGGATCCCTGATTACGTGGATAAGATCTATATAATAAATGACTGCAGTACCGATCGTACAGGAGAGATCATCGACCAGATGATCGACCCCAGAATAGTACCAATACATCATAAAGTTAATAAAGGTGTGGGTGCAGCAATCATAAACGGCTACAAAAGAGCCCTTTCAGATGAAATGGATCTGGTTGCGGTTATGGCTGGAGATAACCAGATGGATCCCGCTCATCTTCCCCGCCTCCTCTTTCCTATTATTGAAGGGAAAGCCGACTACACCAAGGGAAACCGTCTTCTCTCAAAGGACATGAGGAAAGGAATGAGCGCCTGGAGAGCCTTTGGCAATGGACTCCTTACCTTGATAACAAAAATAGGAAGTGGGTACTGGAATATTACAGACCCTCAAAACGGTTACACTGTAATTTCTCGAGAAGCACTTGAAGTGCTTGATCTGGATTCAGTATATACTTATTATGGTTACTGCAACGATCTCCTGATAAAACTCAACGCTTTTGGCCTGCAAACAATGGACGTATCAATGCCCGCACGTTATGGCAGAGAAACATCTACTATCAAGTACGGTGTCTACATCAGAAAAGTTGCCCCCATGATTTTCAAAGGCTTTTTATGGAGGCTGAAGATGAAATACATAATTCTTGACTTCCACCCTCTGGTTCTGTTTTATATTGCAAGTATGTTACTGGTGCCTATTGGGTTTTTATTTGGAGTATGGATCGTTCTGCAAAAGTTAGTCTTCCACGGGCCCGTTTCGGCAAATTACCCACTTCTGGATGTGTTTATTTCACTCATGGGTATGCAATTACTTCTCTTTGCGATGTTCTTTGATATGCAGGTGAATAAGGCAACAAATTGGAATTATCCGGGCTTAAACTAA
- the tnpA gene encoding IS200/IS605 family transposase encodes MVNTKYETRNYSKFLLMYHVIFVCKYRKVILEPISEELKQIMIDISKESNFEILEMETDKDHIHFLIKSEPKVSVLSIIRKLKQEYTNRLWKTQKEYLKKYYWGENTLWSDGYFAFTIRNVSKEAAEYYIRNQG; translated from the coding sequence TTGGTAAATACGAAGTATGAAACACGGAATTATAGCAAATTTTTGTTAATGTATCATGTTATTTTTGTTTGCAAATACCGAAAAGTCATACTTGAACCAATTAGCGAAGAACTCAAACAGATTATGATTGACATTTCAAAAGAGTCTAACTTTGAAATCCTTGAAATGGAAACTGACAAAGACCATATTCATTTCTTGATCAAGAGTGAGCCGAAAGTTAGCGTATTGTCAATTATCAGAAAATTGAAACAAGAATATACTAACAGGTTATGGAAAACTCAAAAAGAATATCTGAAAAAGTATTATTGGGGTGAGAATACGTTATGGAGTGATGGTTATTTTGCGTTTACTATCAGAAATGTTAGTAAAGAGGCGGCAGAA
- the tnpB gene encoding IS200/IS605 family element RNA-guided endonuclease TnpB: MMQAFKFRLYPTTTQAIQLNQHIGSCRFVYNWALDQKIKTYEQTGESISRFDLNKLIPTLKASNEWLGEVNSQSLQGMTKQIESAFTRFFREKTGFPKFKSKKNPIQSFPVPQHYTVNFENNTIKLPKIEPIKAVLHRKFEGEPKTATVSRTCKGHYYISILVEDGKELPVKEAFTESTTVGIDVGIKDFAVLSTGEKVENPKYLKNSLKRLKVLQKRVSRKQKGSKNRAKAKRRLAVLHDKITNQRNDFQNKLSFRLVSENQAVALETLNVKGMVKNHHLTQAISDSAWSSFVTKLEYKVQWFGKTVLRIGQFEPSSKLCSVCGYHNKELQLKDREWICPDCKTKHDRDINAAINIKKFALIDQNLIGL, from the coding sequence ATGATGCAAGCGTTCAAATTTAGACTCTATCCTACAACTACACAAGCTATTCAATTGAATCAGCATATAGGTAGCTGCAGATTTGTCTATAATTGGGCACTTGACCAGAAAATTAAAACTTATGAGCAGACAGGGGAATCAATTTCCAGATTTGACTTAAACAAATTAATTCCTACTCTAAAGGCTTCTAATGAGTGGTTAGGGGAAGTTAACTCTCAATCATTACAGGGGATGACTAAGCAGATTGAATCCGCTTTCACTAGATTCTTTAGAGAGAAAACAGGGTTTCCAAAGTTCAAATCAAAAAAGAATCCGATACAGTCTTTCCCTGTACCTCAACACTACACTGTAAACTTTGAAAATAATACTATCAAGCTTCCTAAAATAGAACCAATTAAAGCAGTTCTTCACAGGAAGTTTGAAGGAGAGCCCAAAACGGCTACGGTATCAAGGACATGTAAAGGACATTACTACATCAGTATCCTTGTTGAAGATGGAAAAGAACTTCCAGTAAAGGAAGCTTTCACAGAATCAACAACAGTAGGAATTGATGTAGGTATCAAAGACTTTGCTGTCCTTTCAACAGGAGAAAAGGTTGAGAATCCAAAGTACTTGAAAAACTCTCTTAAAAGGCTCAAAGTATTACAGAAAAGAGTCTCAAGGAAACAGAAAGGCTCTAAGAACAGGGCAAAAGCTAAACGAAGACTTGCTGTACTCCATGACAAAATAACAAATCAGAGAAATGACTTCCAGAACAAACTCTCTTTTAGACTTGTTAGCGAAAACCAAGCTGTAGCTCTGGAAACTCTAAATGTTAAAGGCATGGTTAAGAATCATCACTTAACACAGGCTATAAGTGATTCTGCGTGGAGTAGTTTTGTAACAAAGTTGGAATATAAGGTTCAATGGTTTGGAAAAACCGTCCTGAGAATAGGACAATTTGAACCCTCTTCTAAGCTATGTAGTGTGTGTGGATACCACAATAAAGAGCTTCAGCTAAAAGACAGAGAATGGATTTGTCCAGACTGTAAAACCAAACACGATAGAGACATTAATGCCGCTATCAATATCAAAAAATTCGCTCTCATAGATCAGAATCTAATTGGATTATGA